cactccgatagacatccctccagtcatctaagtgaaacatgatccgagttaactaggccgtgtccgatcatcacgtgagacggactagccaacatcggtgaacatcttcatgttgatcgtatcttctatacgactaatgctcgaactttcggtcttccgtgttccgaggccatgtctgtacatgctaggatcgtcaagtcaacctaagtgtattgcgtgtgtaaatctggcttacacccgttgtattcgaacattagaatctatcacacccgatcatcacgtggtgctttgaaacaacgaaccttcgcaacggtgcacagttagggggaacactttcttgagattattgcgagggatcatcttatttaagctaccgccgttctaagcaaataagatgtaaaacatgataaacatcacatgcaatcaaatagtgacatgatatggccaatatcatttgctccttttgatctccatcttcggggctccatgatcatcgttgtcaccggcatgacaccatgatctccatcatcgtgtcttcttgaagttgtctcgtcatctattacttctactactatggctaacgctttagcaatgaagtaaagtaattacatgacgtttatgttgacacgcaggtcataaataaataaagacaactcctatggctcctgccggttgtcatactcatcgacatgcaagtcgtgattcctattacaagaacatgatcatctcatacatcacatatatcattcatcacatcctttggccatatcacatcacaaaacacttgttgcaaaaacaagttagacgtcctctaattgttgttgcaagtttttatgtggctgctataggtttctagcaagaacgtttcttacctacgccaaaaccacaacgtggattgccaatttctatttacccttcataaggaccctgttcatcgaatccgatccgactaaagtgggagagacagacacccgccagccaccttatgcaactagtgcatgtcagtcggtggaaccagtctcacgtaagcgtacgtgtaaggtcggtccgggccgcttcatcccacgatgtcgccgaatcaagataagactagtaatggcaagcaaattgacaatatcgacgcccacaactgctttgtgttctactcgtgcatagtaactacgcatagacctagctaatgatgccactattggggaacgtagcagaattttaaaattttctacgcatcaccaagatcaatctatggagtcatctagcaacgagggagagaggagtgcatctacatacccttgtagatcgcgcgcagaagcgctcaagagaacggggttgatggagtcgtactcgacgtgatccaaatcaccgatgacctagtgccgaacggacggcacctccgcgttcaacacatgtacggttgggaagacatctcctccaacttgatccagcaagggggaaggagaggttgataaagatctagcagcacgacggtgtggtggtggatgcagcaggatcccggcagggcttcgccaagcgcaagcggggaggagaggtgttacggagggagagggaggcgccaagagcaaggggtctggctgccctccctcccccctctttatataggggccttggggggggcgccggccctagggagatggatctccaagggggcggcggccaagggtggcttccccccaagccaagtggggggggggcgcccccacccctagggtttcccaaccctaggcgcagggcagACCcaagggggggcaccagcccactaggggctggttccccacccaattcagcccatggggccctccgggataggtggccatacccggtggacccccgggacccttccggtggtcccggtacaataccggtaacccccgaaaccttcccgatggccaaaactggacttcccatatataaatctttacctccggaccattccggaactcctcgtgacgtccgggatctcatccgggactctgaacaactttcgggttactgcatactaatatctctacaaccctagcgtcaccgaaccttaagtgtgtagaccctacgggttcgggagaaatgcagacatgaccgagatgcctctccggtcaataaccaacagcgggatctggatacccatgttggctcccacatgctccacgatgatctcatcggatgaaccacgatgtcgaggattcaatcaatccgtatacaattccctttgtcaatcggtacgttacttgcccgagactcgatcgtcggtatcccaatacctcgttcaatctcgttaccggcaagtcactttactcgtgtcgtaatgcatgatcccgtgatcaaccacttggtcacattgagctcattatgatgatgcattaccgagtgggcccagagatacctctccgtcatacggagtgacaaatcccagtctcgattcgtgccaacccaacagatactttcggagatacctgtaatgtacctttatagtcacccagttacgttgtgacgtttggcacacccaaggcactcctacggtatccggaagttgcacaatctcatggtctaagtaaatgatacttgacattcggaaaagctacagcaaacgaactatacgatctttgagctatgcttaggattgggtcttgtccatcacatcattctcccaatgatgtgatcccgttatcaatgacatccaatgtccatagtcaggaaaccatgactatcttttgatcaacgagctagtcaactagaggctcactagggacgtgttgtggtctatgtgttcacacatgtattacaatttccggataacacaattatagcatgaacaatggacaattatcatgaacaaagaaatataataataaccattttattattgcctctagggcatatttccaacacttttccCTAACAAAAAAACCTAGGGTTTCTCAGCCTTTCGCTGGCGCCGGTCCACCTCATCTCCGCTGGACCTAGGGCCATGGAGGTGTGTTGGACCCTAGCCCTTGCTGGCAGAAGGGATCTTACTCTGTTTTTAGGTGTTTTTATGAGTTtatttagggtttgtgtcctgctcagaaagACGAGGCGGTGGCGGTTCCCTTgacatggaataaggttctcctcgCCTAATACACATTCTGGTGACACATTTAGTGTCGTCAGATGGGCACATGAAGGTCTTTCTCCGACAGATCTCACAGAATATGATCGATGTTAGTCTTCGGTCGTGTGTACAGACACCTGTGGAGCTTCAACAAGGCTAAATAGGTCATGGCCAGCAGCCTAGCCCATAAAATTTTATACAACATACATTTACTCCGGGCCTTAAAACAACATCCCTAAGCTATTGTCTTCTTGTTGGCCCGCCCACTGGCGCACTATGTACAAGTTGGATCATTTCTATCTATAGTTCTTTTTATCTCCTTTTTTGCAGGGGTCTATATTTCTTTTTATCAGGTTGTTGTTCCGATGCGTTGTTTTCATGGGCCTTAGCACGATGTCTTTTTAACTGTATAATACAACAAGTTTGGCATGACTCCGATGAAGGAGAGGCGACGATGATGACGCGTCTTTTGTTTTTGAATTTTCACCGGGGGGGACCCcccccccacctgaatatatttctcAAACccaacatccaatacaatggtacaaATGCCGGGGAGGCAGCAGAGAGAAGGAGGCAGGGGGAACCCCCTTCAGCTATGTTACATGCAGTGTCGTACTACTCACGCAGGGCCAGCAACCATGCATCAACATGTCCATGATCCGCAGCGCGAAACTGGCCGCGCCAGAGGATGGCATCGTCGCGGCAGGCTTTCAAAGTGGCGGTTAGGGACGACGTTTCCTGCCTGAACACAACCGCGTTCCGCCGCTTCCAGAGGTGCCAGCAGCATAGCTGCACGAACGCATGCGGCGAGGCTGCGCCGACCGCCATGGAGGCGTCGAAGAGGTGCAGGGCACACACAGAGGCCCCTGAAGTGGTGAGGCGCAGAGAGCCCCAGAACGCACGCGCGAAGGGGCAGACGAAGATCAAGTGATCAGGCGTCTCCAGGCTCGCCCCACACTCCGGGCACCCGGCGCCCAGCAGCTCGACGATGTGTTTCTTCAGAAGATTGTCCCGAGTGTGGATACGGCCGAGCGTCAACAGCCAGGCGAAGAACCGAACCCTGGAGGGCGCCGGCAATCTCCAGAGAAAGGCGGCGTTCTCCACAACCTCGCCGCCTAGGCGGAAGAGTCCATAGGCTGCGCTCGACGACAGCCGCCCGCCTTTCTGATCACAGAGGATCAGGCTGCGATGGTCGGCTTCGCCCNNNNNNNNNNNNNNNNNNNNNNNNNNNNNNNNNNNNNNNNNNNNNNNNNNNNNNNNNNNNNNNNNNNNNNNNNNNNNNNNNNNNNNNNNNNNNNNNNNNNNNNNNNNNNNNNNNNNNNNNNNNNNNNNNNNNNNNNNNNNNNNNNNNNNNNNNNNNNNNNNNNNNNNNNNNNNNNNNNNNNNNNNNNNNNNNNNNNNNNNNNNNNNNNNNNNNNNNNNNNNNNNNNNNNNNNNNNNNNNNNNNNNNNNNNNNNNNNNNNNNNNNNNNNNNNNNNNNNNNNNNNNNNNNNNNGAGGCGTTCCCGGGCGGCAGCAGTGGAAAGCCGGGGCACGAGCATCGCGTCCAGCCCAAGGTTGCGTGCAGCCCAGATCGAGACCTCCGAGCACGTCGCATGGGAGGCCAGAGCCGGGAAAGCACACCGCACGGGCCCACAGGGGAGCCAATGATCCTCCCAGAAGGCCGTCATCCTGCCATATCCCAGCGAGACGCGAGTGAGAGCGCAGTAGACAGGCATAAGCCCTCGAagcgcggcccagtgctcgccagcAAGCCCCGAGCTACGGGGGTCCAGAAGAAGGCGCTCCCTCAAGGTGCCCCGGACCCAGGTCGCCCAGCGAGACAAGGAGATAGAGTGGAGTCGGTGCAGGATATTCAGAAGGAGGGCGTCATTCTGCATGGCGAGGTCACGGACCCCCAGGATGATGCATCTTTGACTCGCTTCAGTGATTATAGTCGTCGTTAGATGATctatttatttatgtgttctttgcaCTGCCATAGTATAGCGTGATAAATAGATATAGAAAGTTTCATGGGAAAAAGAAGCGAGTCGATCTACCGAGCTTTCATGCAGCCCCGTTCCACTCCCTCTTCCCACTCCACCGGCAATCCAACTATCCAAGCCTCTTCCCACCTACCTCCTCTGCTCGTGGAACCCCGTCTGAGCACGAAATTCCCGCAAGGAAAGAAAAAAGGAGAGGAAAATCTCTCCCCCAGGAGCCGTTCGGCCGAGCCTTTCCTCCCTCAGAAACCCtaatcctcccctcccctcccctctcctcccTTCCCCTCTAAAGCCGCCGCTCGCAGCGATGACGCCGCCCTTCCGCCCGTCGCCCTCCTCCACCGCCCCCGCCCCGCGCGGCTGCGGCGGCGAGCGCTGCGCCTCCGGCCGCGACGCCTGGCCGCTCCACCACGTCCGCCACAACGACGTCTTCTGccgcctctgctcctcctgcgtccTCCTCTACCACCCCGCCTCCTTCTGCtccgcctgcctcctcctcctccacacggacgccgccgccatcgccgccgccgccgccgggcagGACCCCCACTTCGACCCCGCCGTCGCCCCGCCGGGCCCCACCGCCGAGTGCTCCAATTGCGGCCTCTTCGTCGCCCATGTCGCCTGCGTCCCGGACCCCGTCTCCTTCGTCTGCCCGCCGTGCGCCGCGGAGGCCGAGGGCCGGCCCTTCACCTacgcgcccgccgcccgccgcgtgATGGACGAGCGCGCCGCGCGGATCCTCCTCGTCGCGGCCCGGCTCGCGCACGAGTCcatcggccgcgccgccgccgccgcccgcgaggAGGCCGAGCGCCGCGTCCAGGAGGCTGCTGTCGCGCGGAAGCGCTCGCGGGAAATGCTCGACGCGGCCTTCCGGGCGCTCGAGGAGGAGGCCAGGGCCGCCAagatcaaggaggaggaggcggcggccagggaggccaagaacaagaaggagaagccCGCCGCGGCCCAGCCGCCCAAGAAGAAGACCCCTAAGAGCAGCGAGTCGAGCAGGGACAGGGATAAGATGCTCAAGTTCAATGCCATGCAGCAGCCGGCGCTGGCATTTgctgcggcagcggctgccgcagcCAGCTCAATGCCGTTGTCAACGCCATCGTCGACCCCACTGTCAAACCCAACACCCAAGGAGGACAAGAAGCCCATGAAACTGGAGGAGCAGCAAGGTGAATAACTACCGGAATACTTCAAATGGGCAGCCAATTGTTCTGTTCAATAATCAGTATTATCATTCTTGCAGGTTCAACGGACACATTAGCAGATGACGATGCGAAGGGGTTGTTTGGGACCTTGCAATCATAACGTTGGGGTACCAAAATCGCCCGTCTGTTTGATCTGCTTCCGTTTGTTTGTTGTTGCTAAGTGAACCGCAAGGAGGCTTTGCTTGAATTTAATGAATCCCTATCCTGGAACC
The sequence above is a segment of the Triticum dicoccoides isolate Atlit2015 ecotype Zavitan chromosome 1A, WEW_v2.0, whole genome shotgun sequence genome. Coding sequences within it:
- the LOC119364055 gene encoding uncharacterized protein LOC119364055, whose protein sequence is MTPPFRPSPSSTAPAPRGCGGERCASGRDAWPLHHVRHNDVFCRLCSSCVLLYHPASFCSACLLLLHTDAAAIAAAAAGQDPHFDPAVAPPGPTAECSNCGLFVAHVACVPDPVSFVCPPCAAEAEGRPFTYAPAARRVMDERAARILLVAARLAHESIGRAAAAAREEAERRVQEAAVARKRSREMLDAAFRALEEEARAAKIKEEEAAAREAKNKKEKPAAAQPPKKKTPKSSESSRDRDKMLKFNAMQQPALAFAAAAAAAASSMPLSTPSSTPLSNPTPKEDKKPMKLEEQQGSTDTLADDDAKGLFGTLQS